AAAGCACGCCCCACCAGGTCAAGACATTGCTGGGACCCGGTCGTAATCTGAATCACATTGGGGGAAATCTCCCGCTCCGGAGTTGAAAGCCACTTCGCCATTTCCTCACGTAGTTCCATGATCCCCTGAGTGAGAGAATATTGCAGGGCCTTGGGACCATGATTTGAGAAGACCCTGTCAGAGCAGGCTTTCAGGTGCGTTTCCGGAAAGAGCTCCGCGGCAGGCAGACCACCAGCAAAGTTGATAATACCGGGCTGAGAAGATACTTTTAGAATTTCTCTAATAACATTGGCCTTCAAGCGGGATGAATTATCCGAAAAAGGCCATTTTGTAATAATTTCTTTTGCCATAGTTGCTGTTGAATCGCTCATATTAACCTCCGCAACAAAGATAAACTCTGCGCTCGAAATAGTCAAGCAAAGTAAGATCGAAATTCAACGATCCCATTTAAATGGCAGGCTGACAGCCCTCACAATTGAAAAGCGGCCGTGTTTCTTACGGATTTCCTCAACTGTGTCATTGGCAGTAGTACGACGCGACATGCTGTTTTGACCGAAAAGGTCAAACTGTGGGGAGTCTGCGATCTTTTTCAGGCTTGTTACACCGGCTCCGATTAACCTGACTTTTTCTCTTTTCGCGCGCTCATCAGGGATCATGGCTGATAATGTTGTGAATATCGTTTCCGGATTGTCCGTGTATTTATCGATGGTTTTCTCGCGGGTAATCGTCTTGAAGTTGGAAAAGCGCAATTTCAGCCTGATGGTCTTTGCCAGAAATCCGGCTTTTTTCATGCGCGAGGCGACTTTATCCGAGAGGGTCATCAAAAGCGAGCGGACAAATACCAGGTCAGAGCTGTCCTCATGAAGTGTATGCTCGTTGGAGATAGACTTCTCGTCCTCAGCTTCGTCAATAGGAGTGACGTGACTGCTCGCCTCGCCGAGGGCCTTCTTTTTCAACTGAAGACCATAAACACCAAAGGTCTGTTCCAGCCGGTCCTGAGGGAAATCAGCCAGATCCCGGATTGTCTCGATCCCCCATTTTTTGAGCACCTCTTCAGTCTGGGGACCGACTCCACGCAGTTTGCGGATTGCCAGGGGGAAGAACTTCTCCTCTATCTCATTTTTAAAAAGCGTAGTCAAACCATCGGGTTTGTTCATATCGGAGGCTGTTTTGGCCAGGAGCCTGTTTTCGGAGATCCCGATCGAGCAGGTGAGCTGCAATTCGCTGTAAATCGCATCCTTGATCATTTTGGCTGTCTCAATCGGATCGCCATAGAGGTTTAAACTGTCAGAAATATCCAGGTAAGCCTCGTCGATTGAGGTCGCCTCAACCAGTGGTGTGAACCTCGAAAGAATTTTGATAATTTGCGAAGATATATAAGTGTAACTGGAATAGTGACCATTGACAAATATGGCATGGGGACAGAGTTTTCTAGCTTTTGACGCGGGCATAGCAGAATGGATACCATACTTACGGGCCTCGTACGAACAGGTCGCAACCACACCCCGTCCGAAGAAATCCCCCCCCACGATGACCGGTTTTCCACGCAACTCAGGATTTGCAACCTGCTCGATCTGGGCGAAGAATGCGTCCATATCTATGTGTAAAATAACCGGTGCCATCTCAACCGATAACGTTGGGCAATCCCGCCATGCGGCGCAGAAGCATAATCTGGCCGGCATGGTAGAACTCATGGTCGCATAAAAACAGGATTGCCTGGGCCGGCGAGGTGTTCCATTCGGGAAGGACCTGTCTCTCTGTTTCTAATTTCTCCAGTTCGACCTGACTGA
The DNA window shown above is from Candidatus Zixiibacteriota bacterium and carries:
- the dinB gene encoding DNA polymerase IV, whose product is MSSTMPARLCFCAAWRDCPTLSVEMAPVILHIDMDAFFAQIEQVANPELRGKPVIVGGDFFGRGVVATCSYEARKYGIHSAMPASKARKLCPHAIFVNGHYSSYTYISSQIIKILSRFTPLVEATSIDEAYLDISDSLNLYGDPIETAKMIKDAIYSELQLTCSIGISENRLLAKTASDMNKPDGLTTLFKNEIEEKFFPLAIRKLRGVGPQTEEVLKKWGIETIRDLADFPQDRLEQTFGVYGLQLKKKALGEASSHVTPIDEAEDEKSISNEHTLHEDSSDLVFVRSLLMTLSDKVASRMKKAGFLAKTIRLKLRFSNFKTITREKTIDKYTDNPETIFTTLSAMIPDERAKREKVRLIGAGVTSLKKIADSPQFDLFGQNSMSRRTTANDTVEEIRKKHGRFSIVRAVSLPFKWDR
- a CDS encoding PLP-dependent aminotransferase family protein; translation: MSDSTATMAKEIITKWPFSDNSSRLKANVIREILKVSSQPGIINFAGGLPAAELFPETHLKACSDRVFSNHGPKALQYSLTQGIMELREEMAKWLSTPEREISPNVIQITTGSQQCLDLVGRA